In Gemmatimonadota bacterium, the following are encoded in one genomic region:
- a CDS encoding HPr family phosphocarrier protein yields MVERFVEIVNKNGIHARPAAEIVKTAGRFKSHITLAREDLEVNGKSIMGVMMLAAECGSQVQLRADGPDAAEALEAIALLIANKFGES; encoded by the coding sequence ATGGTCGAACGCTTCGTCGAGATCGTCAACAAGAACGGGATCCACGCCCGCCCGGCCGCCGAGATCGTGAAGACGGCAGGGCGCTTCAAGAGCCACATCACGCTGGCGCGCGAGGACCTCGAGGTGAACGGCAAGAGCATCATGGGGGTCATGATGCTCGCCGCGGAGTGCGGCTCGCAGGTGCAACTTCGCGCCGATGGTCCCGACGCCGCCGAGGCGCTCGAGGCCATCGCCCTCCTGATCGCCAACAAGTTCGGCGAGAGCTGA
- the ptsP gene encoding phosphoenolpyruvate--protein phosphotransferase → MDRAIVGISASPGIVLGPVHLLRWEVPDVPHHIIPDEDVDREIARFHDAIEKAKVRLRGVRDRAERHAGPEEAAIFEVQITILEDQELAQRVESYIRQNLGAEKAFDLVLLEWRQHFAKATSAMMRERVGDLTDVHIRVLSVLLGLPDHDPVDVPKGTNAILVTHDLTPSLTVQLDREAIAGIATESGTRTSHVAILARSLGLPAVVGLRDAVTRLRGDEYVVLDGSSGILIVNPSAAEIDTFRNRAVAEAQTEAELLKGAEGDAITTDGVRITIRANVDLPDEAEQAAHSGAEGVGLMRTEFLVVGRAAMPDEEEQYRAYTRVVEAFGGRAVVIRTFDVGGDKLPIGGFPAEANPFLGWRAIRMCLDEPELFKVQLRALLRAALHGDVRIMLPLIVSLDEIREARRLLDESAEELERRGVPFKRAVPLGIMIETPAAVIGADAFVDDVAFFSIGTNDLVQYTLAVDRGNANLASRFTPLHPSVLRLVKRTVEVGAAHGLDVSVCGEMASQPLMAFALIGLGLRTLSVNPRAVPLVKRIVRGLSASFAAEAATAAMQARTAAEAERQLKYRLLAAFGDAAFLRDNVLQ, encoded by the coding sequence ATGGATCGCGCCATCGTCGGGATCTCCGCGTCACCGGGCATCGTCCTCGGTCCCGTCCACCTGCTGCGGTGGGAGGTGCCGGACGTTCCGCACCACATCATTCCCGACGAGGACGTCGACCGCGAGATCGCGCGCTTCCACGACGCCATCGAGAAGGCGAAGGTGCGCCTCCGTGGCGTGCGCGATCGCGCCGAGCGCCATGCCGGTCCCGAGGAGGCGGCGATCTTCGAGGTGCAGATCACGATCCTCGAGGACCAGGAGCTCGCGCAGCGGGTGGAGTCGTACATCCGCCAGAACCTCGGGGCGGAGAAAGCCTTCGACCTCGTCCTCCTGGAATGGCGGCAGCATTTCGCCAAGGCCACGTCGGCGATGATGCGCGAGCGCGTCGGTGACCTCACCGACGTGCACATCCGCGTCCTCTCGGTCCTGCTCGGCCTCCCCGATCACGACCCCGTCGATGTCCCGAAGGGGACCAACGCGATCCTGGTCACGCACGACCTCACGCCGAGCCTCACGGTGCAACTCGACCGCGAGGCGATTGCCGGGATCGCCACCGAGTCGGGGACGCGGACGTCGCACGTCGCCATCCTCGCCCGCTCGTTAGGCCTGCCGGCGGTCGTTGGCCTGCGCGATGCGGTCACGCGCCTGCGGGGCGATGAGTACGTCGTCCTCGACGGGTCGAGCGGGATCCTCATCGTGAACCCGAGCGCGGCGGAGATCGACACCTTCCGCAACCGCGCGGTGGCCGAGGCGCAGACCGAGGCCGAACTCCTCAAGGGGGCCGAGGGCGATGCCATCACGACCGATGGCGTGCGCATCACGATCCGCGCGAACGTCGACCTCCCCGACGAGGCCGAACAGGCCGCGCACAGCGGGGCCGAAGGGGTGGGGCTCATGCGCACGGAGTTCCTCGTCGTCGGGCGCGCGGCCATGCCTGACGAGGAGGAGCAGTATCGCGCCTACACGCGCGTCGTCGAGGCCTTCGGCGGGCGCGCCGTGGTGATCCGCACGTTCGACGTCGGGGGCGACAAGCTCCCCATCGGCGGCTTCCCCGCGGAAGCCAATCCGTTCCTCGGCTGGCGCGCCATCCGCATGTGCCTCGACGAGCCCGAGCTCTTCAAGGTGCAGCTGCGGGCCCTCCTGCGCGCCGCCCTGCACGGCGACGTGCGCATCATGCTCCCGCTCATCGTCTCGCTCGACGAGATCCGCGAGGCGCGCCGCCTGCTCGACGAGAGCGCCGAGGAACTCGAGCGCCGCGGCGTCCCGTTCAAGCGCGCCGTCCCCCTGGGCATCATGATCGAGACGCCCGCAGCGGTGATCGGCGCCGATGCCTTCGTCGACGACGTGGCCTTCTTCTCGATCGGGACCAACGATCTCGTGCAGTACACGTTGGCCGTCGATCGCGGCAACGCCAACCTCGCCAGTCGCTTCACCCCGCTGCACCCGTCAGTGTTGCGGCTGGTCAAGCGGACGGTGGAGGTCGGGGCGGCGCACGGGCTCGATGTCTCGGTCTGCGGGGAAATGGCGTCGCAGCCCCTCATGGCCTTTGCCCTCATCGGGCTCGGCCTGCGTACGTTGAGCGTCAACCCCCGCGCCGTTCCTCTCGTCAAGCGCATCGTGCGCGGGCTCAGCGCCTCCTTTGCGGCCGAAGCCGCAACGGCGGCGATGCAGGCCCGGACGGCGGCCGAGGCGGAGCGCCAGCTCAAGTACCGCCTGCTGGCCGCATTCGGCGATGCGGCCTTCCTGCGGGACAACGTGCTCCAGTAG
- a CDS encoding methionine adenosyltransferase, translated as MAERHLFTSESVTEGHPDKVADAISDAVLDELLRSDPHSRVACETMVTTGLATIFGEITTSAWVDLREVVRNTIKRIGYTEAGIGFDADSCGVLNAIGRQSRDIAQGVDTGGAGDQGMMFGYACDETAELMPLPITIAHRLTEALAERRRDGTLPWLRPDGKSQVTVLYEDGRPVEIETVVISTQHADTVSNAKLHAGVTKEIIEAVIPVELRARRMKKYINPTGRFVIGGPHGDAGLTGRKIIVDTYGGMGRHGGGAFSGKDPSKVDRSAAYAARWVAKNIVAAKLASRVEVQLAYAIGVAEPVSIMVDSFGTGTVSDTKITQAVREVFKLTPRDIMHALDLRKPIYSPTSAYGHFGRTPQKVGRGKQAATTFSWERLDKVADLKRAVR; from the coding sequence GTGGCCGAACGTCACCTCTTCACGTCCGAATCCGTTACCGAAGGGCACCCTGACAAGGTGGCCGATGCCATCTCCGACGCCGTGCTCGATGAGCTGTTGCGGAGCGACCCGCACTCGCGCGTCGCGTGCGAGACGATGGTGACGACCGGCTTGGCGACCATCTTCGGCGAGATCACCACCTCGGCGTGGGTCGACCTGCGGGAAGTCGTGCGCAACACCATCAAGCGCATCGGCTACACCGAGGCCGGCATCGGCTTCGACGCCGACTCGTGTGGCGTCCTCAACGCGATCGGGCGCCAGTCGCGCGACATCGCGCAGGGGGTCGATACCGGCGGCGCCGGCGATCAGGGGATGATGTTCGGGTACGCCTGCGACGAGACGGCGGAGCTGATGCCGCTTCCGATCACGATCGCCCATCGCCTCACCGAGGCGCTCGCCGAGCGTCGTCGCGACGGTACGCTCCCGTGGCTGCGCCCCGACGGCAAGTCGCAGGTGACCGTCCTGTACGAGGACGGCCGCCCGGTGGAGATCGAGACGGTCGTCATCTCCACGCAGCATGCCGACACGGTGTCCAACGCCAAGCTGCATGCCGGCGTGACGAAGGAGATCATCGAAGCGGTGATCCCGGTGGAATTGCGCGCCAGGCGCATGAAGAAGTACATCAACCCGACCGGCCGCTTCGTCATCGGCGGCCCGCATGGCGATGCCGGCCTCACGGGGCGCAAGATCATCGTCGACACGTACGGCGGCATGGGACGTCACGGCGGCGGCGCCTTCAGCGGGAAGGACCCGTCCAAGGTCGATCGCTCGGCGGCGTACGCGGCGCGTTGGGTCGCCAAGAACATCGTGGCGGCCAAGCTCGCGAGCCGCGTCGAGGTGCAGCTCGCCTACGCCATCGGCGTGGCCGAGCCGGTCTCCATTATGGTCGACTCGTTCGGCACGGGAACCGTCAGCGACACGAAAATCACGCAGGCGGTGCGCGAGGTGTTCAAGCTCACCCCGCGCGACATCATGCATGCGCTCGACCTTCGCAAGCCGATCTACTCGCCCACCTCGGCGTACGGGCACTTCGGTCGGACGCCGCAGAAGGTGGGGCGTGGCAAGCAGGCCGCGACGACGTTCAGCTGGGAACGCCTGGACAAGGTGGCTGACCTGAAGCGCGCCGTGCGCTAA
- a CDS encoding bifunctional nuclease family protein: MSTMVEVAVARLGLDGSTNTYVVILRETGGERVLPIWIGQAEAESILLEMNHVKKDRPLTHDLCKALIVGLGGVVRRIQITKVHKGTYFAELHIDRDAEQYRIDARPSDSIAIALRVPAPIYADESLLALPGEEAKETEEEGILPEVPPVQSTDEMTAEQLKQYLSGLRPEDFGKFHL, encoded by the coding sequence ATGAGCACGATGGTGGAGGTGGCGGTTGCCCGCCTGGGACTGGACGGGAGCACCAACACGTACGTGGTCATCCTGCGTGAGACGGGGGGCGAACGCGTGCTCCCCATCTGGATCGGCCAGGCCGAGGCCGAGTCGATCCTCCTCGAGATGAACCATGTGAAGAAGGACCGGCCGCTGACCCACGATCTGTGCAAGGCACTGATCGTGGGGCTCGGCGGTGTCGTGCGTCGCATCCAGATCACGAAGGTGCACAAGGGGACGTACTTCGCCGAGCTGCACATCGATCGCGATGCCGAGCAGTATCGCATTGACGCGCGACCGTCAGACAGCATCGCCATCGCGCTGCGCGTGCCGGCGCCGATCTACGCCGACGAGTCGTTGCTGGCGCTCCCCGGCGAGGAGGCGAAAGAGACGGAGGAGGAAGGGATCCTCCCCGAGGTGCCGCCCGTGCAGAGCACCGACGAAATGACGGCCGAGCAGTTGAAGCAGTACCTCTCGGGGCTCCGTCCCGAGGATTTCGGGAAGTTTCACCTCTGA
- a CDS encoding ABC transporter substrate-binding protein, which translates to MSAFLLSGEPAIHRRMRRVIRFALGTVLVSCAVGCRAGDTSTGDQADTTHRATIDLTRDDYGVAVVPGAAQRIVSLNPTTTEILFALGVGDRIVGRSRWDQWPEAARRVPALGDAIRPSVEQVLAARPDLVLLYASGDNRAAAAALGGAGITVVALRVDRIADFERCVRVLGALTGRDEAARAAVDSVRRSLASVRVAMQGAPRPSVFLHVWDNPLMAIGGGSFLSELVDIAGGRNVYADRPEQSPQVSFEDLVRRDPDAILAGPLEVTRLAADARWQALRAVQQGRVLAYDTALVARPSMRLGEAARSLARLLHPGAVLP; encoded by the coding sequence ATGTCCGCGTTTTTGTTGTCGGGAGAGCCCGCGATCCATCGCCGCATGCGGCGCGTGATCCGCTTCGCACTCGGAACGGTCCTCGTCTCGTGCGCCGTCGGGTGCCGCGCGGGTGACACCTCGACCGGCGATCAGGCCGATACCACCCACCGCGCCACGATCGACCTCACCCGCGATGACTACGGCGTCGCCGTCGTGCCGGGTGCCGCGCAGCGGATCGTCTCCCTCAACCCGACCACCACCGAGATCCTCTTCGCGTTAGGCGTGGGCGATCGGATCGTGGGGCGGTCGCGATGGGACCAGTGGCCGGAAGCCGCGCGGCGCGTCCCGGCACTCGGCGATGCCATTCGGCCGAGTGTGGAGCAGGTGCTCGCGGCACGCCCCGACCTGGTCCTGCTGTACGCCAGCGGTGACAACCGCGCGGCAGCGGCGGCGCTCGGCGGCGCGGGGATCACCGTCGTGGCGTTGCGTGTCGATCGGATCGCCGACTTCGAACGATGCGTGCGGGTCCTGGGGGCGCTCACCGGGCGCGACGAGGCGGCGCGCGCCGCCGTCGACAGCGTGCGTCGTTCGCTCGCCAGCGTGCGCGTGGCCATGCAGGGCGCGCCACGTCCGTCGGTCTTCCTGCACGTCTGGGACAACCCGCTCATGGCCATCGGCGGTGGGAGCTTCCTGTCCGAACTCGTCGACATCGCCGGGGGGCGAAACGTGTATGCCGACCGTCCGGAACAGTCGCCGCAGGTGTCGTTCGAGGACCTGGTGCGGCGCGACCCGGATGCGATCCTTGCGGGGCCGCTCGAGGTCACGCGACTCGCCGCCGATGCACGGTGGCAGGCGTTGCGCGCCGTGCAGCAGGGACGCGTGCTGGCGTACGACACCGCCCTCGTGGCGCGACCTTCGATGCGTCTCGGTGAAGCGGCGCGATCGCTGGCTCGCCTGCTCCACCCCGGCGCGGTGCTCCCCTGA
- a CDS encoding iron ABC transporter permease, with translation MRRARWGALLLLLVVTGVLALMLGATNIAPADIWGALVGDGRDTATVAIVRAVRLPRVLLAMLVGAALGMSGSVLQGTLRNALAEPYLLGVSGGAAVGAVVAVAAGVGAPPLIALAAFVGALGAVAAVLAIAHAAGGLGDTRLLLMSGVVVGAFANAAIMVVMATAAPDVTRNALWWMMGSVAAAGWRDVVLLAAMLAVIGAWLVHQARGLDVLALGGDTADSLGIDAARVGRRFFVLASLLAAATVAVAGLVGFVGLMVPHLARSITGGRARPVLLAAALCGAILVVGADLAARTVRAPAELPLGAVTALVGVPFFLWRLRGGR, from the coding sequence ATGCGTCGCGCACGGTGGGGGGCGCTCCTCCTGCTCCTCGTGGTGACCGGTGTGCTCGCCCTCATGCTGGGGGCGACGAACATTGCACCTGCCGATATCTGGGGGGCGCTCGTCGGTGACGGGCGCGATACGGCCACGGTCGCCATCGTGCGCGCGGTTCGCCTGCCGCGCGTGCTGCTGGCGATGCTGGTGGGTGCGGCGCTGGGGATGAGTGGCAGCGTCCTGCAGGGAACGCTGCGCAACGCGCTGGCCGAACCGTATCTCCTGGGTGTGTCGGGGGGGGCCGCCGTCGGCGCCGTCGTTGCCGTGGCGGCGGGCGTTGGCGCGCCGCCGCTCATCGCGCTGGCGGCCTTCGTCGGCGCGCTCGGCGCCGTTGCGGCGGTCCTCGCCATCGCCCACGCCGCCGGAGGACTGGGCGACACGCGCCTGCTCCTGATGTCTGGGGTGGTCGTGGGCGCCTTCGCCAACGCCGCGATCATGGTGGTCATGGCCACCGCCGCCCCCGATGTCACGCGCAATGCGCTCTGGTGGATGATGGGCTCCGTCGCCGCGGCGGGATGGCGCGACGTGGTCCTGCTCGCTGCGATGCTCGCGGTGATCGGGGCATGGCTCGTACATCAGGCGCGCGGGCTCGACGTGCTGGCGCTCGGCGGCGATACCGCCGACTCGTTAGGGATCGATGCCGCGCGTGTGGGGCGGCGCTTCTTCGTCCTGGCCTCGCTCCTGGCGGCGGCGACGGTGGCCGTGGCGGGGCTGGTTGGTTTCGTGGGCTTGATGGTCCCGCACCTCGCGCGCTCCATCACTGGCGGCCGGGCCCGACCGGTCCTGCTGGCCGCGGCGCTCTGCGGGGCCATCCTCGTGGTTGGCGCCGACCTCGCCGCGCGCACGGTGCGTGCCCCCGCCGAACTCCCGTTAGGCGCAGTGACCGCTCTGGTCGGCGTTCCGTTCTTCCTCTGGCGGCTGCGAGGTGGGCGATGA
- a CDS encoding ABC transporter ATP-binding protein, producing the protein MIAFDQVRVRYPGSDRDALAGVSFTASPGQLTAVVGPNGSGKSTLVRALLGRIPLQQGRVTVDGTATALLSRRDLARRVAVVSQREEPAFPLSVRDYVALGRFPWQHAWSPPSPQDLDAAERALREADVVPLADRRTDALSGGEWQRVRVARALAQATDAIVLDEPTTFLDIAHEMACFELLAALAHAGRCVVVISHQLNLVARFADRVVLLARGHLVAEGAPGDVMRGETLERVYEWPLVVSRDPAVGAPTLVPLRKRHAPLP; encoded by the coding sequence ATGATCGCCTTCGACCAGGTGCGCGTGCGCTATCCCGGCAGCGACCGCGACGCGCTGGCGGGGGTGAGCTTCACGGCGTCTCCCGGGCAACTCACCGCGGTCGTCGGACCCAATGGGAGTGGCAAGAGCACGCTCGTGCGTGCGCTGCTGGGCCGCATCCCGCTGCAGCAGGGACGCGTGACCGTGGACGGGACCGCGACGGCGCTCCTGTCCCGGCGCGACCTGGCCCGTCGCGTTGCCGTCGTCTCGCAGCGCGAGGAACCGGCCTTCCCCCTGTCGGTGCGCGACTACGTGGCGCTGGGGCGATTCCCCTGGCAGCACGCCTGGTCGCCGCCATCGCCGCAGGACCTCGACGCGGCCGAGCGCGCGCTGCGCGAGGCCGACGTCGTCCCCCTCGCCGACCGCCGCACCGACGCGCTGTCGGGGGGCGAGTGGCAGCGCGTGCGCGTGGCCCGCGCCTTGGCGCAGGCGACCGACGCCATCGTCCTCGACGAACCCACGACGTTTCTCGACATCGCCCACGAGATGGCCTGCTTCGAGTTGTTGGCCGCGCTCGCGCACGCCGGTCGTTGCGTCGTCGTCATCAGTCACCAACTCAACCTTGTCGCGCGCTTCGCCGACCGGGTCGTTCTCCTCGCCCGCGGCCACCTGGTCGCCGAGGGAGCGCCCGGCGACGTGATGCGTGGTGAGACGCTCGAGCGCGTCTACGAGTGGCCACTCGTGGTCTCGCGTGACCCGGCCGTCGGTGCACCGACGCTGGTCCCTCTTCGCAAGCGACACGCACCGCTTCCCTAA
- a CDS encoding TonB-dependent receptor: MPVSVSLMRAPGVPRESSRLARVGRPAARRPLLPFFARAVVHVGATLCVPLLAVGAQASRDTTRLPSVVVTADRLERPISATTSAVTVLNGATLRAAGVTHVVDALRSVPGLSLARAGSNGAQSSIFLRGGESDYVRVLVDGVPMNDPGGAIDLGALTVDNIERIEVVRGPASVLYGSDAVTGVIQLFTRQAQHRLQSSLAVRAGTYGARVGEASVGTRGELGSATLGVAHHATNGMLPFNNAYRNDVASARGDAVIGGVRGMLTVRHSDNAFRYPTDGAGAVVDRNARRGERRFSSAAELSRMFGARVQGSLALSALEVHGRTVDPSDGAGDTLGFYAYRARGAVRRRGAEARLVMRPLDGHAISLAVEYAGEHQRSADSSNYDVSLNRFAASRVTRAAVAQWVGDVGRVSFSVGGRYDDNDTYGAFRTARAGVATRLWQGGRARAALGSSFKAPTFLETFSTAFSVGNTALTPERSRAWEVGIDQGLAGERLQLAVTFFDQRFRDLIQYTYVSPTTPNYFNVAAASSRGLEVELRGEAARGVSFWGNATALRTRVDDAGFQSGAGATFVQGGRLLRRPPLTVSGGVQLQRLPHTRLDLALTRVGVRDDRDFSGFPATAVELAAYTRADIGGEYALAPGAGFWRSTALTVRLENAFGAGYEEIANFRAPGRVLLAGVRVGTLR; this comes from the coding sequence ATGCCTGTCTCCGTGTCCCTCATGCGTGCGCCTGGTGTCCCGCGCGAGTCCTCGCGGCTCGCGCGTGTCGGCCGTCCCGCCGCGCGCCGACCGCTGCTTCCGTTCTTCGCTCGCGCCGTCGTGCATGTCGGCGCGACCTTGTGCGTCCCGCTCCTCGCGGTGGGGGCGCAGGCGTCGCGTGACACCACGCGCCTCCCCTCGGTCGTGGTGACGGCCGATCGGCTCGAGCGCCCGATCTCGGCGACGACATCTGCCGTCACGGTCCTCAACGGCGCCACGCTGCGGGCCGCGGGGGTGACGCACGTGGTTGATGCACTGCGCTCCGTTCCCGGGCTCTCGCTCGCGCGCGCCGGCTCCAACGGGGCGCAGTCGTCGATCTTCCTGCGTGGTGGCGAAAGCGACTACGTGCGAGTGCTCGTGGATGGCGTGCCGATGAACGATCCGGGTGGCGCGATCGACCTGGGGGCGCTCACCGTCGACAACATCGAGCGCATTGAGGTGGTGCGTGGCCCGGCGAGCGTGCTCTACGGAAGCGATGCGGTGACCGGGGTCATCCAGCTCTTCACGCGTCAGGCGCAACACCGCCTGCAGTCGTCGCTCGCGGTGCGCGCGGGGACGTATGGTGCCCGCGTGGGTGAGGCGAGCGTGGGAACGCGTGGCGAACTGGGGAGCGCGACGCTGGGGGTGGCTCATCATGCGACCAACGGGATGCTCCCCTTCAACAACGCCTATCGCAACGACGTCGCCAGTGCGCGCGGCGACGCGGTGATTGGCGGCGTGCGCGGAATGCTGACGGTGCGACACAGTGACAACGCCTTTCGATATCCGACCGACGGCGCCGGGGCGGTCGTCGATCGCAATGCGCGCCGCGGCGAGCGCCGCTTCTCGAGCGCCGCCGAGCTGTCGCGGATGTTTGGGGCGCGTGTGCAGGGGAGCCTCGCACTGTCGGCCCTCGAGGTGCACGGGCGCACCGTCGACCCGTCGGATGGTGCAGGGGACACGCTCGGCTTCTACGCATACCGTGCGCGGGGGGCGGTGCGGCGCCGCGGCGCCGAGGCGCGCCTCGTCATGCGCCCCCTCGACGGACACGCGATCTCCCTCGCGGTGGAGTATGCCGGTGAGCATCAGCGCAGCGCCGACAGCTCCAACTACGACGTGTCGCTCAACCGGTTCGCAGCATCGCGCGTCACGCGGGCGGCGGTCGCGCAGTGGGTGGGCGACGTGGGACGTGTCTCGTTCTCGGTGGGTGGCCGCTACGACGATAACGACACGTACGGCGCCTTTCGCACCGCGCGTGCCGGCGTGGCCACGCGCCTCTGGCAGGGAGGGCGCGCCCGCGCGGCGCTGGGCTCGAGCTTCAAGGCCCCGACCTTCCTCGAGACCTTCTCGACCGCTTTCTCGGTCGGGAACACGGCGCTCACCCCCGAACGGTCGCGCGCCTGGGAAGTCGGCATCGACCAGGGCCTCGCAGGCGAGCGGCTGCAGCTCGCGGTGACCTTCTTCGACCAGCGATTCCGCGACCTCATCCAGTACACGTACGTGTCGCCCACCACCCCCAACTACTTCAACGTCGCCGCCGCCTCGTCGCGGGGACTGGAGGTCGAGCTGCGTGGTGAGGCGGCGCGCGGCGTCTCCTTCTGGGGGAACGCCACGGCGCTCCGCACGCGCGTCGACGACGCCGGCTTCCAGTCCGGCGCCGGCGCGACGTTCGTGCAAGGCGGACGGCTCCTGCGTCGTCCGCCGCTCACGGTGTCCGGTGGGGTGCAGCTGCAACGCCTGCCGCACACGCGGCTGGACCTCGCGCTCACGCGGGTCGGCGTGCGCGACGACCGCGACTTCTCGGGCTTCCCGGCCACGGCCGTCGAGCTGGCGGCGTACACCCGTGCCGACATCGGCGGAGAGTACGCTCTGGCGCCCGGGGCGGGATTCTGGCGCTCGACGGCGTTGACCGTGCGACTGGAGAACGCCTTCGGCGCCGGCTACGAGGAGATCGCCAACTTCCGCGCGCCGGGGCGCGTGCTGCTCGCCGGCGTCCGGGTGGGGACGCTGCGCTGA
- the recO gene encoding DNA repair protein RecO: MPLVTTDAVVLHAFDYLESSRILRLATRDAGLQSVIARGARSSNRRFGLGLDLFASGVAQIQTRPGRELQQLSGFDLGSARVALSQDLERFGAASALAELALRFADGDEPGDFYVVLTAALDAIAAAPHGEARDVGIAGAWHLVATLGFAPALDSCCRCHRTLDDTGVVDFSPSAGGSACRECAAVLPRGRALPPEARAALRAWTSGVPYPVHEGAMRRAHLRLLREFLEHHLGDGRALRAFESWEHGMGASVGDGR, translated from the coding sequence ATGCCGCTCGTCACGACCGACGCGGTGGTGCTCCACGCGTTCGACTACCTCGAGAGCTCCCGCATTCTTCGCCTCGCCACGCGCGACGCCGGCCTTCAGTCGGTGATCGCGCGCGGCGCGCGCTCGTCGAACCGGCGATTCGGGCTCGGCCTCGACCTGTTCGCCAGCGGCGTGGCGCAGATCCAGACGCGCCCTGGTCGCGAGCTGCAGCAGCTGTCGGGCTTTGATCTCGGGAGCGCGCGCGTGGCCCTCTCGCAAGACCTCGAGCGCTTCGGGGCGGCGTCGGCGCTGGCCGAACTGGCGCTGCGCTTCGCCGACGGCGACGAGCCCGGTGACTTCTATGTGGTGCTCACCGCCGCGCTGGACGCGATCGCCGCCGCCCCCCACGGCGAGGCGCGCGATGTCGGGATTGCCGGGGCGTGGCACCTGGTCGCCACGTTAGGCTTCGCTCCCGCGCTCGACAGCTGCTGCCGCTGCCATCGCACCCTCGACGACACCGGTGTCGTCGACTTCTCCCCGTCCGCGGGGGGGAGCGCCTGCCGCGAGTGCGCGGCGGTGCTTCCGCGAGGACGAGCCCTTCCTCCCGAGGCCCGGGCGGCGCTGCGGGCGTGGACCTCCGGCGTCCCGTATCCCGTGCACGAGGGCGCGATGCGTCGCGCCCACCTGCGCCTGCTGCGCGAGTTTCTCGAGCATCACCTGGGCGACGGGCGCGCGCTGCGCGCGTTCGAGAGCTGGGAACACGGCATGGGTGCGTCGGTCGGCGACGGGCGATGA